ACGGCGCTGAGGCCACGCTGGCGCCAGCGCCGCAGCAGCTGGTAAAGTCGGCAGtcgcagggcagggggttgttgTGCAAGTAAAGGCCGTTCTTGAGAAAGGCTGGCAGGGCAGCCAGGGCAGCGGCGGGGACGCGGCCCAGGCGGTTGGAGGAGAGGTCCAGCGTACGAAGGTGGGTGGCGCCCAGGCCGTGGAGGTggtggaaagagaaggaggagagctcGTTGCAGCCCAGGTAGAGAGCGCTGAGTGCGCCCAGGCCCCGGAATGCATGCTCGTCCAAGTGCGCCAGTCGGTTATTGAACAGGAGCAGCCTCTCCAGCGCCCCCAGCCCTTCGAGGTCGTGGTGCCCCAGCACCCGCAGCTTGTTAGACGATAAGTCAAGCAGCCGCAGGCCACTGGCATTGGTGAAGACTCCGCGACCTAGCACATCCAGCTCGTTGTGGCCCAGGTGCAAGGCGCGCAGTCGGGCCAGGGGCGTCAGCCACCCGGGGCGCAGGCGCTGGAGGGCGttgtggctcaggtcaaggtctgtGGCAGCGGCCGGCAGCGCAGCCGGCACATCCTGTAGCCCCAGGCCCGTGCAGCTCAGCAGGTCGGCggcacacacacatttgtagGGGCAGTTATGGGGCGCGGAGGACACGAAGCCCTCCGCGCCGAGGCTGCCCACTCCGACACGCGGAAGGCACAGCAGTGCACCCAGCAGCACCAGCCAGGCCATAGTGGTGCCTGCTGGGTCTGGGACTGGGGCAGCTCTGTGAGGGACCCAGCACGGGGACTCACCCACTTCTGCTGGCTGTGGGCTCCGCCCCGCACACCAACGGCCCCTGCTGCCTGGCTTCAGGTCCCGATCTGGGGCCAGGACTGCCCCACGGTACTCCCTGGTCCGGCTTCCCCAGCTCTCTGAGTGCTTCCCTGGTCAGCTTCTAAATACTTTCCCGGAGGAGGGCGGGGCCTTAGCCTCCCATTGGCTCCTGTTGGGAGGAGGTGaggcagcccctcctccccgctACCAAGGTTTCCGTGTGGCCGCCACAGGGGGGCGCAAATGCGCCACCAATGCCCCAGGCTGTGCTTAGCCAGTGGCTTTGCGGGTGCCCATCTGTCCGGTAACAGTAGGAGGGGAAATCTGGGAGGCAGTCCTTTAAGCTGCTAGtgatgttttttattgttttctttggagaGTTAGTGTTTATTAGGGGTAGGCGGACTTTCACCATCTGCTGGTCACCCCCTTAAACTGGCACCCAGGCTGTATGTGTTCTTACTGGGATCTAGGATGAGAgacgtggggggtgggggacaggaagTGAAAAGCAGGGATGTGGGCTGGACTGTCCCACCACTCTCGCCTCTCCAGCAGGTACCGCTTTCTGACTATCCTTATCCCCATTTTCCCACTAGGACAGAGAGAGCCACGTCAGTGCTCCTTGCTGATCCCTGCTTCCAGCTCCGCTCTATATGTTATCTCCTGGGGCAGCCAGAGCCCCCTGCCCCTGGCACTGCCCTGCCTGCCCCTGACCGGAAACGATTCTCCCTGCAGAGCTGTGAGTGGGCCAGGGGTGGGTCACAGATTTGGGGCTGGGCTAGATCAGGAGTCTCAAGAGCAAATCCCCAAGTTGTGGTGCTTAAGAGGCACTGGGTTCTAGGGCCACATTGGGTCTGACACCTGCTACCACCCTCAGACACAGATTACATCAGCGCCGAGGAGCTGGCCCAGGTGGAACAGATGCTGGCACACCTGACCTCTGCATCTGCCCAGGCAGCAGCTGCCTCCCTGGTGAGTGGGCGCCACAGCACCCAGGTGTATGCCTCTGCATACATGTTGGCACAACTGTACACGCTGTTTAGGTATAGTCTTTTGTCTGCTTTTCTGGGCGACCATCCCCAGCTCACCGTGCACTCTGCTCCCTGCAGCCCACCAGTGAGGAGGACCTCTGCCCCATCTGCTATGCTCACCCCATCTCGGCTGTGTTCCAGCCCTGTGGCCATAAGTCCTGCAAGTAAGTGGGCCCCACGGTGCAGGGAGCTGCGGAAGCAGCAAGGGTACTCAGGCCCtcttcatcctcctcccctcccctgttgTAGAGCCTGCATCAACCAGCACCTGATGAACAACAAGGATTGCTTTTTCTGCAAAGCCACCATTGTGTCTGTAGAGGACTGGGAGAAGACAGCGAGCACCAGTACCACCACTTCCTCGGCCGCCTAGCCCACACAGCAGCAGCCTCCACCCCTGAACTCAGACCCAGGCTGGGCCCTATTTATGAGCTCCCCTTGCCCTGTTCCCATGACCCCCCCCTGCCATGTCCAACCTCCATGCCTGAGTGTAACCTCACTGGCAGGAGCCCAGCCGTGTCCTAATTGTGCCTGAGCTCGACTTTCAGTCAGGGCCACAGTGAGCATTAAATTATTATTCCATACAGCCCTGACCCGGCCCTTCTTGAGGGAGTGGGCTTTGTGGGGTATGCCCAGCAAGGGTCCTGCCAGATTGTGTCCACAGGAGAGGGCAGGTGTCCCAACCCTTCAGCCTTGTCCGGTCCTCCCAGATAAACAGTGAGTCCAGGGCCTTTGGATGTGTCAGGACAGGGTGCCCCCTGCCAACATGGAAATGGGGACTCAGCCAGCCCCCGGCAACCCCTCACATGATGATGCGAGGTTCCGGCACCGACTCGCCGATAGATTTGTGGGGCAGCACGCTGGCCCCGTTGAGGTAGAGCTCGTCGTTAACGATGACGTCTTCACCCAGCACCGTCACGTTCTCCATGCGCACCTCAGGGGGAGGGGGCGTGCCTGGTCAGTGGGGCAAGAtaccttccctgcccctcccccacccggccCAGCCCCCAGGCTTACCCACTGGCCCACGCGGCAGCGCCAGCCCACGATGCAGGACTCAAGCCAGGAGTGGGAGCGAATGCGGGCACCCCGCAGCACCGTGCACCGCCGGATGCACACACCATCTTCTACCACCACACCGGGGCCCAGGCTCACGTTGGGGCCAATGCTACAGTTGCGGCCGATGCGGGCACTCGGGTCCTAAGGACCGTGGGGAGAACACAAATGAGGCACTCCTCTCCCAAGCCTGAGAAGGGGCGCGGAGGATGGGCTGGGCAGGGTGCTCACCACCAGCACGTTGCCCACAATGCCAGGGCCTGAGTACAGTTGCTCAGGCTGCTTCTGTCGTAGGGACTGTAGGAAGAGGCACATGCCGGTGAGGAAATCCTTGGGCTGCCCTATATCCATCCAGAAGCCTGTTGGGAGGAAATGCATCAGGAGGCTCAGCCCAGCCACACCACACCCCTACCCTGtggcctccctgcctcaccctgcAGCTCCATGGCATATAGCTGCCCCTCCTTGGCCATGACAGGAAAGATCTCCTTCTCAATGGATGTAGGCTGCAGCTGTGGGAGTGGGCAGCTTGTGAGCAGGGTCGTGGGTGGGGAGGCTACCCGAGCCCACCCCGCAGCTCGCTTCTACACACCTGGATGCGCCGCAGCACCGCGGGGCTCAGGATGTACATTCCTGCGTTGATCTTGTTGGACACAAACACCTGTGGCTTTTCCACGAACCGGTGAATGCGGCCTGTGTCAGCCTCACATACCACCACACCATACTTCGAGGGTTCCTCCACTTTGGTCACCTGAGCAGAGGAGGACCTCAGGCCCAGTCTGGGGGGCTGTGCCCCAATGCTTAAAGACACATACTGTACAGCTTTGCACCCATGAGCCAATGGGACAGTTAAAGGCTGGGCAGTGGGAAAGGCTGGGCATAGGGCACAGGAGTGTCAGAGAAGAAAGACCTGATCCCTTACCAGGATGGAGCCCTCCTGGCCGTGGTGCCGGTGGAACTGCACCATGGCTTGGAAGGGGAAATCACAAATCACATCACTGTTGAGGACGAAGAAAGGGTCTGCAGTCTCAGAGAGCAGGTCACGGGCAAGTGCCAGGGGCCCAGCTAGAAGAGAAATACCCGATCACCATCTTTctggaggcaggtggggagggttTGAGCTCAGAGGCTCAGGAGACCCCAGCCAGGCTGGGTCTTACCCCTTCCCAGGCCCTAAACCCTCCCCAAGGGACTTTTACTGACCTGTCCCCAGAGGCTCTTCTTCATGGGACATGGAGATTCGGATTCCCAGCTGGAAGGAAGAAGCCGCCTGTCAGGTTCCTCCCACCAGGGTGGTTGCGCGGGGAGCAAAAAGGTCAAAAGTCGGAACCTCACCCTCTCCTCCTGCGCCTTCATTTCCTTCTCCAGCACCTGAGACATGTAGCTCACGGCCAGAATCACGTGGTCCACGCCTGCCTGTTGGACAAAACAGCGCCCGCCGACAGAGGGCTCAGCCAGAAGGTACGGGCGTCCGCGACCCCCAAGTGCTAGCCGTCCCTCTTCCTGCCAGGCCCACCACAACACCGACCCCTCGGGGTCTTACCGCGGCCAGCGCCTCCACTTGGTGCAGCAAGATGGGCTTATTGCAGAAATCCACCAGTGGCTTCGGGATGCTCAACGTCAGCGGCCGCAGACGCGTCCCATAGCCGCCCACCAAGATCAGTGCCTTCATCGCGCCTGCGGGCGGCCGGAGAGTGAATCCCGGGCTCCGCGGCCCGGCCCGCCCGGCGGAGCCCTGCCACACACTCCCGCCTCCATGCCCGGCCCCACGCCCTTCGCCTGCCAGACTGACCCACTCTCGCTCTGCCTTGGCCGCCCAGTCCACTCCGACGCCGGCCAGGGGCAGCACACAGCAGGACGAGACGAGAGACGGAGGGCGGCTGGCCCCGAAGTCAGGCCGGACCTAGGCGGGCGGTGACGTAAGCCCGGGCCGGCCAACCGGCTGCCGTTTACGTGGCACGGACGCCGACGTCGGAGCGCTGAAACGCAGCGCTCCGGCAGACGTAGCCAGTGAGCGGCAGGGCGCGCCCGGCTGCCATGGGGACCGGGCCCCGGGCCCGCGGGTCAGCTAACCATTGGCGGATCCAAAGGCGGAACTGGCGCCAAGGGCGAGGCTTCCTTCCCGACGGGTGCCGGGGTCGGCCGCCGCACGGCCGCTTCCGGCCCCGCCCCGGAGGGACGGGAGCCGCGGTGGGGCAGGGCCCATGTCCGGGAAGCCGCAGGGCAGCAAAGACGCGGACACACCTCAGTTTCTAGCGGCTTTATTTTGACATAACACGACCTTAGACACAAGCGGGGCGGGCAGCGCTAGGTGCACAGAAAGGGGCGACCCGGTCCGAGGCCCGAGCACCCCTCCCCCGCACGCAAGGTCCCGAGGAGACGCGGGTGGCCCAGCTGCGGCCAGAAGCCAAGAATGGAAGGGGGCGCAGGCCTCGGGCGGCGTGGGCAGGCTTAGGAGGCTTCCAGGAAAGTAGAGTAGAGAGCGATTCCTAGAGGCGAGGCCTCACAGTTCCCCGAGAAGTAAAGGAACCAGGTCCTTCCCAGGGTgctccatttttttcctcattaaaacttttttttaattggtaaaaACAGAACCAAATTGAACAGCTTTAAAATTCCAAGCAATCTGCATCTAAGGGGCGTGTACGTGGCCAGATGTGCGCGAGTGAGCAGTGGCTACAGAACTAGCCCAGGCCTTTGGCCCCTGGGGCAACCCCTACACCCACTGCACAGGACCCAGTgtgagggaggggtggggtccCTGGCAAGTTGCTACACTGGTCCCCTTCCTCGTTAAGCACCGCCGGTCCCACCCCCCACTAGCCCAGGGGGCTGGTGTCGACTTGGCCCAGGGAAGCACTATAGAGAGGGGTCACTTGAGCGCCCCAACCCGTGATCCCGCGTTGCACTTTGGTCCCAAGTTGGGGTTTGGGAAGGCAGAGCCTGGCAGGGACAGGGCTCTCTGGCAAGGAGCAGGCAGAAAGAatagggggggggggggggtgggtgtgtgtgtgtgtgtgtgtgtgtgtgtgtgtgtgtgtgtgcgtgcgcacacatgCCCACCACCCACCAGATAACAGAGCTGGGTCTCCAAATATCAAAAGTGCTGAAAAAAGGGTTCCTGCCCTGATGGAGCAGCAGCAAATCTCAGGCCCTTCTGCTCTTTTTAGTGCCAGGAAAACACTGGATAGTGGATATAGTCTCTCTCACTATGAAGAGCAGAACAAGGCAGCATCTACTCCCAAAACATAGGAACTCAGGAGGCACAGCACATCCCCAGGCTGGAGAGGTTCAACTAAAGGGG
The sequence above is a segment of the Meles meles chromosome 20, mMelMel3.1 paternal haplotype, whole genome shotgun sequence genome. Coding sequences within it:
- the GMPPB gene encoding mannose-1-phosphate guanyltransferase beta, which gives rise to MKALILVGGYGTRLRPLTLSIPKPLVDFCNKPILLHQVEALAAAGVDHVILAVSYMSQVLEKEMKAQEERLGIRISMSHEEEPLGTAGPLALARDLLSETADPFFVLNSDVICDFPFQAMVQFHRHHGQEGSILVTKVEEPSKYGVVVCEADTGRIHRFVEKPQVFVSNKINAGMYILSPAVLRRIQLQPTSIEKEIFPVMAKEGQLYAMELQGFWMDIGQPKDFLTGMCLFLQSLRQKQPEQLYSGPGIVGNVLVDPSARIGRNCSIGPNVSLGPGVVVEDGVCIRRCTVLRGARIRSHSWLESCIVGWRCRVGQWVRMENVTVLGEDVIVNDELYLNGASVLPHKSIGESVPEPRIIM